The following coding sequences are from one Ruminococcus flavefaciens AE3010 window:
- a CDS encoding InlB B-repeat-containing protein gives MQSSYIFDNSYTSSGDYWHTLYVTFDNSTVNVYATIALFTSDTNKNYNPITVTNSVITTPTNGRVDGKNIVNSSGSVAKSFTITANQLPTPPEPEITVYEGLKVMGTQVTSANKDDITGNGVFKYNPSTKTLSTESYFWQNCYTAPIIENTGVDGLKIQNNSSQTVRIDNSSSMYPAVVISKNTTFYGSKQQYISAAVTAIQVLGNAKLTINSPIQVNNAAYGIFGSNDASLDFSYNGVKIDSSVSAVRGFKSITTYSTVIFSSPQPSTISSGIKEKSGSYAKLVTTAAKTTYDLYLNDTQVTSGNCNDILGDGKASFSYNKLTLKGDPSQDVKITNNISGLTIYVENDTYLSDDAQGDVMTLNANTTITGPGTLTVPRIDVKNNSTLTIQDGNVQINDQDIIYAYGSSNIKIVRSNVEVDSGIFSADGNITLDGCYITGPENGAIEKYSTYNSCIRGNAQISKEYDGIIIGGRKIGTLNRQGDNYSYDPETQTLTLKGKVGSTSDRSIESYVGGLTINVTADTDLTDVYGYNQTTLTLGGYTTIKGDGKLTVSRLNCNGDLTLDNANIKVDHPSFSNLDAEHLKVSGDLTIINSDVYTSGPLYVTEGFAINQLENCHIAAPSGAKLDEYYGGWGIKNGNSLANGVQIKKGYGFKIAGTEVTAESNLYKLGPNGAFEYVPSINTLILNKDIDLRSEPISLSLIENVSNTGLTINGNGHTMGIATDNILNTDTIFTGKLNVNTNAVIAFSCKNKTNVIIKDADLTVNSNIRCFNASTSDTCSMKIDNSKIAMSVTNSNALTRVISGFKNGITIDGCLIRIPENTNLLEGATQIDTKKLIISPVEYYPLYVCGEQVNEINRHDLCGGNAEYDANNNTLHILNNIDGGSNWCIDNQGIEGLNIWADVDYILTSDKGVIRIADGLETTIFGDDYDITFNVPASGTAISCGKNSLLSIENADITSNSAGKGIFCESNNASLEVRDSVINIKNATSGALYGFNNGVTMRGCELKTVGCVIENGSAVSSVNNTVKSAIVEIGAKEKIDIAEAEMYLDSFNYRYDGAMHRPTATIYYNGNILTEGKDYVYNCSSQNKAGAYTANASGIGDYKGTIYADWNISEMFSVKSKINGKSTKKMYAANTNVTVTAPEVEGKVFSHWTANGTNVSTANPYTFAVTENVTIESVYKDAITYELTEDLEDVEASVGDAVVMRVEAAGTTNYRWQWSSDGISWNSIGNNNKNTFSFTMAERFAGRKYRCILNNGTDTIESRVATLSLKSGYELSQDLEDVNAAVGDSVVMTVAAEGTTSYQWQWSSDGISWNSIGNNNKNTFSFKMAERFAGRKYRCILNNGTDTIESKVATLSLKSGYELSQDLEDVNAAVGDSVVMTVAAEGTTSYQWQWSSDGISWNSIGNNNKNTFSFKMAERFAGRKYRCILSNGTDTIESKVATLSLKSGYELSQDLEDVNAAVGDSVVMTVAAEGTTSYQWQWSTNGTSWTDIPNNNKNTFSFTMAERFAGRKYRCILSNGTNTVETRIATLSLVN, from the coding sequence TTGCAATCATCATATATTTTTGATAACTCTTATACTTCTTCAGGTGATTATTGGCACACACTGTATGTAACATTTGATAATTCGACTGTTAATGTATACGCTACAATTGCATTATTTACCTCAGATACTAATAAAAACTATAATCCTATTACAGTTACAAACAGCGTTATAACAACTCCTACAAACGGACGTGTTGACGGAAAGAATATCGTTAATTCCAGCGGAAGCGTTGCTAAATCCTTTACTATCACAGCAAATCAGCTTCCTACTCCCCCAGAGCCCGAGATAACAGTCTATGAAGGTCTCAAGGTCATGGGTACACAGGTAACAAGCGCCAATAAGGACGATATCACAGGGAACGGCGTATTTAAGTATAATCCTTCAACAAAGACGCTTTCGACCGAAAGTTACTTCTGGCAAAATTGTTATACTGCTCCTATAATCGAAAATACAGGCGTAGACGGTCTGAAGATTCAGAATAATTCATCACAGACCGTAAGAATAGACAATTCAAGCTCTATGTACCCAGCAGTAGTAATAAGTAAAAATACTACTTTTTATGGTTCTAAGCAGCAATATATAAGTGCTGCTGTCACAGCTATACAGGTATTAGGCAATGCTAAATTAACTATTAACTCGCCAATACAGGTAAATAATGCTGCATATGGTATATTTGGTTCAAATGATGCCTCTCTCGATTTTTCATATAATGGTGTAAAAATCGATAGCTCTGTTTCGGCGGTAAGAGGCTTCAAGAGTATTACCACTTACTCTACAGTTATATTCTCTTCACCTCAGCCCTCAACCATTAGCAGCGGAATCAAAGAAAAGTCAGGCTCATATGCTAAGCTTGTAACAACAGCAGCAAAGACAACTTACGATCTTTATCTGAACGATACACAGGTTACAAGCGGAAACTGCAACGATATTCTTGGTGACGGCAAAGCTTCATTCTCTTATAATAAGCTTACCCTGAAGGGCGATCCGAGCCAAGATGTTAAGATCACCAACAATATAAGCGGTCTTACTATCTATGTTGAAAATGATACCTATCTCTCTGATGATGCTCAGGGTGATGTAATGACTCTCAATGCAAATACTACCATAACAGGTCCCGGAACACTTACTGTCCCCAGAATAGATGTAAAGAATAATTCAACTCTTACTATTCAGGACGGAAATGTCCAAATAAACGATCAGGATATTATTTATGCATACGGTAGTTCAAATATCAAGATCGTAAGATCAAATGTTGAGGTAGATAGCGGTATCTTCTCAGCTGACGGCAATATCACCCTTGACGGCTGTTATATAACAGGTCCTGAAAACGGTGCAATCGAGAAATATTCAACATATAATAGCTGCATACGCGGTAATGCTCAGATATCAAAGGAATACGACGGTATTATTATCGGCGGCCGCAAGATCGGTACACTCAATCGTCAGGGCGATAATTATTCATACGATCCTGAAACTCAGACTCTTACATTAAAGGGAAAGGTGGGTTCAACAAGCGACCGCAGTATCGAAAGCTATGTTGGCGGTCTTACTATCAATGTTACTGCTGATACTGATCTCACAGATGTTTACGGATATAATCAGACAACTCTTACACTTGGCGGATATACTACAATTAAGGGCGACGGAAAGCTTACAGTTTCACGCCTTAACTGTAACGGCGATCTTACTTTGGATAACGCTAATATCAAGGTAGATCACCCGAGCTTCTCTAATCTCGATGCTGAGCATTTAAAAGTATCAGGCGATCTCACTATTATCAATTCAGATGTATATACAAGCGGTCCGCTGTATGTAACTGAGGGATTTGCCATCAATCAGCTTGAAAACTGCCATATTGCTGCTCCAAGCGGTGCAAAGTTAGATGAGTATTATGGCGGCTGGGGCATTAAGAACGGTAATAGCTTAGCTAACGGCGTTCAAATCAAAAAGGGCTATGGTTTCAAGATCGCAGGTACTGAGGTAACTGCGGAAAGTAATCTCTATAAGCTTGGACCTAACGGTGCTTTTGAGTATGTTCCTTCTATTAATACTCTTATTCTGAATAAGGATATTGACTTGAGAAGTGAGCCTATAAGTTTAAGTCTTATCGAAAATGTTAGCAATACTGGTCTTACTATTAACGGTAACGGACATACTATGGGTATTGCAACTGATAACATTTTAAATACCGATACTATCTTTACAGGTAAATTAAATGTTAATACAAACGCTGTTATTGCTTTTAGTTGTAAAAACAAAACAAATGTAATAATAAAGGATGCAGACCTTACAGTTAATTCAAATATAAGATGCTTCAATGCTTCAACATCAGATACTTGTTCAATGAAAATAGACAACTCAAAAATAGCTATGTCTGTGACAAATTCAAACGCTTTGACAAGAGTTATCTCTGGATTTAAAAACGGCATAACTATTGATGGCTGCCTGATAAGAATTCCTGAAAACACCAATCTTTTAGAAGGTGCAACACAGATCGATACAAAAAAGCTTATTATTTCTCCAGTTGAGTACTATCCGCTTTATGTTTGCGGTGAACAGGTAAATGAGATTAATCGCCATGATCTCTGCGGCGGCAATGCAGAGTACGATGCAAATAACAATACTCTTCACATCTTAAACAATATTGACGGTGGAAGCAACTGGTGTATTGACAATCAGGGCATTGAAGGACTTAATATCTGGGCTGATGTCGACTATATTCTTACAAGTGATAAAGGTGTTATCAGAATAGCCGATGGTCTTGAAACAACTATTTTCGGCGACGATTATGATATCACGTTTAATGTTCCGGCAAGCGGTACTGCTATAAGCTGCGGCAAAAATTCGTTGCTCAGCATAGAAAATGCTGATATCACATCAAATAGCGCAGGCAAGGGTATTTTCTGCGAAAGCAACAATGCTTCACTTGAAGTACGTGATTCTGTGATCAATATCAAGAATGCAACAAGTGGTGCACTCTATGGTTTTAATAACGGAGTTACTATGAGAGGTTGCGAGCTTAAGACGGTTGGATGTGTTATCGAGAATGGTTCTGCTGTTTCTTCTGTAAATAATACAGTTAAATCGGCAATTGTTGAGATAGGGGCTAAGGAAAAGATAGATATCGCAGAAGCTGAAATGTACCTTGACTCCTTCAATTATCGCTACGATGGAGCTATGCATCGTCCTACAGCTACTATTTATTATAACGGAAATATTCTGACAGAGGGCAAGGATTATGTATATAACTGCTCAAGTCAGAACAAAGCAGGTGCATATACAGCAAATGCTAGTGGTATTGGTGACTATAAAGGTACAATTTACGCTGATTGGAATATTTCTGAGATGTTCAGCGTAAAATCCAAGATCAATGGTAAGTCCACTAAGAAGATGTACGCTGCAAATACTAACGTAACCGTTACTGCTCCCGAAGTCGAGGGTAAGGTGTTCTCGCACTGGACAGCCAACGGCACAAACGTAAGTACAGCTAATCCGTATACATTTGCCGTAACGGAAAATGTTACTATTGAGTCAGTTTATAAAGATGCGATTACATATGAGCTTACAGAGGATCTGGAAGATGTAGAAGCATCAGTAGGAGATGCAGTGGTAATGAGAGTCGAAGCTGCAGGAACCACAAACTATAGATGGCAGTGGAGTTCAGATGGAATCTCATGGAACAGTATTGGTAATAATAATAAAAATACTTTCAGCTTTACAATGGCAGAGCGGTTTGCCGGAAGAAAATATCGCTGCATTCTGAATAATGGAACTGATACTATTGAATCAAGAGTTGCTACATTATCATTGAAGTCTGGCTATGAGCTTTCACAAGATCTTGAAGATGTAAATGCTGCAGTAGGCGATTCAGTTGTAATGACAGTAGCAGCTGAAGGAACAACAAGCTATCAGTGGCAGTGGAGTTCAGATGGAATCTCATGGAACAGTATTGGTAATAATAATAAAAATACTTTCAGCTTTAAGATGGCAGAGCGGTTTGCCGGAAGAAAATATCGCTGTATTCTGAATAATGGAACTGATACTATTGAATCAAAAGTTGCTACATTATCATTGAAGTCTGGCTATGAGCTTTCACAAGATCTTGAAGATGTAAATGCTGCAGTAGGCGATTCAGTTGTAATGACAGTAGCAGCTGAAGGAACAACAAGCTATCAGTGGCAGTGGAGTTCAGATGGAATCTCATGGAACAGTATTGGTAATAATAATAAAAATACTTTCAGCTTTAAGATGGCAGAGCGGTTTGCCGGAAGAAAATATCGCTGTATTCTGAGTAATGGAACTGATACTATTGAATCAAAAGTTGCTACATTATCATTGAAGTCTGGCTATGAGCTTTCACAAGATCTTGAAGATGTAAATGCTGCAGTAGGCGATTCAGTTGTAATGACAGTAGCAGCTGAAGGAACAACAAGCTATCAGTGGCAGTGGAGTACTAATGGTACATCTTGGACAGATATTCCAAATAATAATAAGAATACGTTCAGCTTTACAATGGCAGAGAGGTTTGCCGGAAGAAAGTATCGTTGTATTCTTAGCAATGGAACAAATACTGTTGAAACAAGAATAGCTACGCTATCTTTAGTAAACTAA
- a CDS encoding IS4 family transposase, whose translation MEKNASAFVVNPKRDFVRKSELSFSKTMRFILGMGSQTLGKELMDFYDFDPKMVSVSAIVQRRSKILPAAFQYLFHKFNEIFSQTSFFHGYRLYAVDGSDIHIPTIPDDHSTNFSSNADSKSFNLMHLNALYGLMNRRYIEAVLQDRRSENEHSALISMIENIGHDSIVVADRGYESYNTIAHLENNGLKYVIRIKTSGGIAQKFNIPHNEETDFTADIIITRRQTNEVKANPGLYRHIPAFSNFDFLPKGSKDTYPLKFRIIRLRISEDNYETIVTNLCDDEFSAYDIKMIYKMRWGIETSFRELKYHVGLIAFHSKKKDCVIQEIYASLIMYNFSMLITENILIYDDRHNNYHYKINYAIAIHACIRFFRSTHAYPSLLEELIARNKCPVRPDRFADRKTRYHSAIPFNYRLS comes from the coding sequence ATGGAGAAAAATGCATCAGCTTTTGTTGTCAATCCTAAGAGAGACTTCGTTCGAAAAAGTGAGCTTTCTTTCTCAAAAACAATGAGATTTATTCTCGGAATGGGAAGTCAGACCCTTGGCAAAGAACTTATGGATTTTTACGATTTTGATCCGAAAATGGTATCAGTATCAGCTATTGTTCAGCGAAGATCAAAGATTCTTCCTGCTGCTTTTCAGTATCTGTTTCATAAATTTAATGAGATTTTTTCTCAGACCAGTTTTTTTCACGGATACAGACTTTACGCTGTGGACGGTTCTGATATACATATTCCAACTATTCCTGATGATCACAGTACTAATTTCTCATCTAACGCTGATTCAAAAAGCTTCAATCTTATGCATCTGAACGCTTTGTATGGCCTTATGAACCGTAGGTATATAGAAGCTGTTTTGCAGGACAGGCGTAGTGAAAATGAGCATTCTGCTCTCATAAGTATGATTGAAAATATCGGACATGACTCCATTGTCGTTGCGGACAGAGGTTACGAATCCTATAACACGATCGCTCACCTTGAAAATAACGGTTTGAAATATGTGATACGCATCAAGACAAGTGGAGGAATTGCTCAGAAATTCAATATTCCTCATAATGAGGAAACTGATTTTACTGCAGATATTATTATTACAAGAAGACAGACTAATGAAGTTAAGGCTAATCCTGGACTTTATCGCCATATTCCTGCATTCTCAAATTTTGACTTCCTTCCGAAAGGTTCAAAAGATACATATCCTCTTAAATTCAGGATAATAAGGCTTAGGATATCTGAAGATAATTATGAGACCATTGTTACCAATCTCTGTGATGATGAGTTCTCTGCTTATGATATCAAGATGATCTACAAAATGCGCTGGGGAATCGAGACTTCATTCAGAGAGCTGAAGTACCATGTTGGCCTTATTGCCTTTCATTCTAAGAAAAAGGACTGCGTGATACAGGAAATTTATGCAAGTCTTATCATGTATAACTTTTCTATGTTGATCACCGAAAATATCCTCATATATGATGATAGGCATAATAATTATCACTACAAAATTAATTATGCAATTGCTATACACGCCTGCATCAGGTTCTTTCGCTCTACTCACGCATATCCTTCACTTTTGGAAGAGTTGATAGCAAGAAACAAGTGCCCTGTCAGACCTGATCGTTTTGCTGATAGAAAAACTCGTTACCATTCTGCTATCCCCTTCAATTACAGGTTATCATAA
- a CDS encoding InlB B-repeat-containing protein codes for MRKTMKSIVSSVAAFAVALSYAVIPFREVFAADEAPSIEAVCNQEEKFSVNSISADELLYNYMLTQSGVTPKPDETRNGKIVCYESSITAGSKLGGREAIAYNVLKREVARIASGQRTSTEIDLTAEELGIEGASWSAADLGVNAVVSNNHITDEGMAALSNEICDFRAVINALLADCPYEMYWCDKTSYQTSMGSIGAKKQNGEWKLYLGSNPKVIFKVSADYSVNGATGTTNLPDNRVSVVASAISNAQQIVNDNSDKSGKELLAAYRDAICGLTDYNYAAAGGGAAYGDPWQLIYVFDSDNSTKVVCEGYAKAFKYLCDLSSERLEGISCLIATGTFSGPHMWNVVNMDDNRSYLVDITQCDSIDRPVEEYINTFFLATPSDGTYNTNYEFYFPGTSYTEGAYIYSYPSNTYTYVYDTDTLETYNSSYLMLSTDPYVEVEHVKTEVNIEYTDINSLKTSSTVYAETFSNEDYPLTAIYLDGYDFSGWNINGTLYTDVSDAQATLAAAVAEKPSEPIKIKEVYTKKPQTYNVSITGGKLTDGSTNYTAQVSTLLTVRADTAEHGKKFSHWLRNGVKVSSNSCYSFRMPSYAVTLKAVYVADTTAVNQAGTAIIESVTPNTSAGKVSFVSVCNIPTSCKFVKGGLVATNDGNIGINVTADNAVYVKLSSKVTENTKNLKYTWTKSNVTADTVWYVRGYLVYKDSSGVEHTVYSDAVKANINGIIKDNSFNGDEGGSTIIIDP; via the coding sequence ATGAGAAAAACAATGAAGTCAATCGTGAGTTCAGTTGCTGCATTTGCAGTTGCGCTATCTTATGCAGTAATTCCTTTTAGGGAAGTATTTGCAGCTGATGAAGCGCCGAGTATTGAAGCAGTGTGTAATCAGGAGGAAAAGTTTTCTGTTAACAGCATTTCTGCTGATGAACTTCTCTACAATTATATGCTGACTCAGTCCGGAGTAACTCCGAAGCCTGACGAAACCCGAAACGGTAAAATAGTTTGCTATGAAAGTAGCATTACAGCTGGTTCAAAGCTTGGCGGCAGGGAAGCTATAGCCTATAATGTATTGAAAAGAGAAGTAGCGAGGATAGCTTCGGGACAGCGAACCTCCACCGAGATAGATTTAACTGCTGAGGAGCTTGGAATTGAAGGGGCATCCTGGTCTGCAGCGGATCTTGGAGTTAATGCGGTTGTATCTAATAATCATATCACCGATGAAGGGATGGCAGCTCTTAGTAATGAAATATGTGATTTCCGTGCAGTTATCAATGCATTGCTTGCAGATTGCCCCTATGAAATGTATTGGTGTGACAAAACGTCATATCAGACGTCTATGGGTTCTATTGGTGCAAAGAAGCAAAACGGTGAATGGAAGCTTTACCTTGGAAGTAATCCGAAGGTTATATTTAAGGTATCAGCTGACTATTCAGTTAATGGAGCTACAGGTACTACCAATCTACCGGATAACAGAGTGTCAGTAGTTGCTTCAGCAATTAGTAATGCTCAACAGATAGTAAACGACAACAGCGATAAAAGCGGCAAAGAACTTCTTGCGGCATACCGTGATGCAATTTGCGGCTTGACAGATTATAATTATGCTGCGGCAGGCGGCGGTGCAGCCTACGGTGATCCGTGGCAGCTTATCTATGTATTTGACAGCGACAACAGTACAAAGGTAGTTTGCGAGGGATATGCAAAGGCTTTCAAGTATCTCTGTGATTTATCGTCTGAACGCCTTGAAGGAATAAGCTGTTTAATAGCAACAGGAACATTTTCAGGACCTCATATGTGGAATGTCGTTAATATGGACGATAACCGCAGCTATCTTGTGGATATAACACAGTGTGACAGTATAGACCGGCCTGTGGAAGAATATATAAATACGTTCTTCCTTGCAACTCCGTCTGACGGAACATATAATACTAACTATGAATTCTATTTCCCAGGTACTTCATACACCGAGGGTGCATATATTTATTCATATCCTTCTAATACATATACCTATGTCTATGATACTGACACATTAGAAACTTATAATAGCTCATATCTTATGCTTTCCACAGATCCATATGTCGAAGTGGAGCATGTTAAGACGGAGGTCAATATTGAATATACTGACATCAATAGCCTAAAAACATCTTCAACAGTATATGCCGAAACATTCAGTAATGAGGATTATCCTCTGACTGCAATCTATCTGGACGGTTATGATTTCAGTGGCTGGAATATTAACGGCACATTGTACACAGATGTTTCAGACGCTCAGGCTACTTTAGCAGCGGCAGTTGCTGAAAAGCCAAGTGAGCCAATCAAAATAAAAGAAGTCTATACAAAGAAGCCTCAGACATACAACGTTAGCATTACTGGCGGAAAGCTTACTGACGGCAGTACTAACTATACAGCTCAGGTATCTACTCTTCTGACTGTAAGAGCTGATACGGCGGAACATGGAAAGAAGTTTTCACATTGGTTGAGAAATGGAGTTAAGGTTTCGTCTAACAGCTGTTATTCATTCCGTATGCCTTCATATGCAGTTACACTCAAGGCTGTTTATGTTGCTGATACGACTGCTGTAAATCAGGCAGGTACTGCGATTATTGAAAGCGTAACACCTAATACTTCAGCAGGAAAGGTCTCATTTGTATCTGTTTGCAATATTCCAACATCCTGTAAATTTGTTAAAGGCGGACTTGTAGCGACAAATGACGGTAATATAGGAATAAATGTTACTGCCGATAATGCTGTATATGTCAAGCTTTCATCCAAGGTTACTGAGAATACAAAGAATTTGAAATATACATGGACTAAAAGCAACGTTACTGCTGATACTGTATGGTATGTGCGAGGATATCTTGTTTATAAGGATAGTTCAGGTGTAGAGCATACAGTTTACAGTGATGCTGTAAAAGCCAATATCAATGGTATAATAAAAGATAATTCGTTTAACGGTGATGAAGGCGGCAGTACCATTATTATTGATCCTTAA
- a CDS encoding VanZ family protein, with protein MRRALELQRKQVHIILLISTVVLILFFTFIVRETLEIRHVGSRGVCLTPFRELKGLFTATNHWFYFWQIFLNILLFIPFGFMLSCNLYIQRRPNKLWLPILLSGLLVSISVEFLQYLSSRGYTEIDDVINNSLGAMFGWFLYDRMLKAARSKKKI; from the coding sequence GTGAGGAGAGCATTAGAATTACAGCGAAAACAAGTCCATATAATTCTCTTGATCTCTACTGTCGTTCTAATCCTGTTCTTTACATTTATCGTAAGAGAAACTCTGGAGATAAGACATGTTGGTTCAAGGGGAGTGTGTTTGACTCCGTTCAGAGAGTTGAAGGGGTTATTTACAGCTACGAATCATTGGTTTTATTTCTGGCAAATATTCCTGAATATTCTTCTTTTCATCCCTTTCGGATTCATGTTAAGCTGTAACCTATATATTCAGCGCCGACCAAATAAACTGTGGCTGCCAATCCTTCTTTCAGGTCTATTGGTATCCATCAGCGTCGAATTTCTCCAGTATCTATCCTCCAGAGGTTACACAGAAATCGATGATGTGATAAATAATAGCTTAGGAGCTATGTTTGGATGGTTTCTGTATGATAGAATGCTGAAGGCAGCGAGAAGTAAAAAGAAGATATAG
- a CDS encoding GNAT family N-acetyltransferase: protein MKITVRDYCSSDYIELISLLNKVYGSKTDQKTLEEKYLTSERRIHVAVTEDNDLVGCIFTEIQEDYIRPSRIIYVTYVVVNEDYRQCGIGRKMFEYVEDMCCKKHCSAIEFTSADFRIGAHIFYDKLGYTKKKTTHFIKEI, encoded by the coding sequence ATGAAAATAACAGTAAGGGATTATTGCTCGTCTGACTATATTGAATTAATATCATTATTAAACAAAGTATACGGTTCCAAAACAGATCAAAAGACACTTGAAGAAAAGTATTTGACAAGTGAAAGAAGAATACATGTTGCTGTGACTGAAGATAATGATTTGGTTGGATGTATATTTACTGAAATTCAAGAGGATTATATAAGGCCTAGTCGTATAATTTATGTTACATATGTGGTTGTAAATGAAGATTATCGTCAATGTGGAATTGGTAGAAAAATGTTTGAATATGTAGAAGATATGTGTTGTAAAAAGCATTGTTCTGCAATTGAATTTACTAGTGCAGATTTTAGAATTGGTGCTCATATTTTTTATGATAAATTAGGATATACAAAGAAAAAAACTACCCATTTTATTAAAGAAATATAA
- a CDS encoding mobility-associated LCxxNW protein, translated as MTLLKWEDYELTRHELEEADRLCHGNWIEIQKLYAYIDELRAILDKNNIDYPKAW; from the coding sequence ATGACATTACTGAAATGGGAGGATTATGAGCTGACCCGCCATGAACTGGAAGAGGCTGACAGGCTGTGCCATGGCAACTGGATCGAGATTCAGAAGCTGTATGCGTACATTGACGAACTCAGAGCTATCCTGGATAAAAACAATATTGATTACCCGAAGGCGTGGTAA
- the istA gene encoding IS21 family transposase — MKEGVSVGYSKFCDDYAKYVEQNNLTNHITHKPGVVCEVDWSGKTMRLTDPEEGKVYPVYLFVAVLPYSQLAYVEPCLNMNEQTWINCNVHMFEYFGGVTLRIVCDNLKTGVITHPREGDIVLNQCYEDFSNHYCTAIMPAGVKKPKQKASVEGTVGKIATAIIARLRNNKYTSIHDLRTDVAAALEDFNNTPFQKREGSRRKVFEANERITLRPLPAFPYEYAVWEYGRMIGSDFHVTYQTCKYSVPYRFVGKTVDLKITDSMIEIYCGHERISSHKRFPSYVRNRYDTYPEDIPERFQKTEWNELTIRQWAASVGKQTLTVIDRIFKSYSTSEQAINPAMSVLKLSKKYSSERLEAACGLALEHVSVPRYSHLKAILASGQDKEYSVNKKLENESSPAGFVRGAAYYGGDDHAE, encoded by the coding sequence GTGAAAGAGGGCGTTTCTGTCGGATACTCCAAGTTCTGTGATGATTATGCCAAGTATGTCGAGCAGAACAACCTCACCAATCACATCACCCACAAGCCCGGTGTTGTATGCGAAGTAGATTGGAGCGGTAAAACGATGCGGCTTACCGATCCGGAAGAGGGTAAGGTGTATCCCGTCTATCTATTTGTCGCCGTACTTCCGTACAGCCAGCTTGCGTATGTTGAGCCTTGCTTGAATATGAACGAGCAGACATGGATCAACTGCAATGTCCATATGTTTGAGTATTTCGGCGGTGTTACGCTTCGTATCGTCTGCGACAATCTCAAGACCGGTGTAATCACGCATCCCCGCGAGGGCGACATCGTTCTGAATCAGTGCTATGAGGACTTCTCAAACCACTACTGCACGGCAATCATGCCTGCAGGCGTGAAGAAGCCAAAGCAGAAGGCGTCTGTAGAAGGTACTGTCGGAAAAATCGCTACTGCCATCATCGCACGTCTGCGCAACAACAAGTATACCTCTATCCATGATCTGAGAACGGATGTTGCAGCGGCGCTGGAGGATTTCAACAACACACCCTTCCAGAAGCGTGAAGGCAGCCGCCGTAAGGTGTTTGAAGCGAATGAGCGCATTACACTGCGTCCTCTGCCTGCCTTTCCGTATGAATATGCCGTGTGGGAATACGGGCGCATGATCGGTTCAGACTTCCATGTGACCTACCAGACCTGCAAGTACTCCGTGCCGTATCGCTTTGTAGGCAAGACAGTTGACCTGAAGATCACCGATAGTATGATCGAGATCTACTGCGGCCATGAGCGCATCTCCTCCCACAAGCGTTTCCCGAGTTATGTTCGCAACAGGTATGACACCTATCCGGAAGATATTCCTGAACGCTTCCAGAAAACGGAATGGAATGAGCTGACGATCAGACAGTGGGCGGCATCCGTTGGAAAGCAGACATTGACTGTCATTGACCGTATCTTCAAGAGCTACAGCACTTCCGAACAGGCCATCAATCCGGCTATGTCAGTGCTGAAGCTGAGCAAAAAGTACTCTTCTGAACGTCTGGAAGCGGCTTGCGGGCTGGCACTTGAACATGTCAGCGTGCCGCGGTATTCGCATCTCAAAGCAATCCTGGCTTCCGGTCAGGATAAGGAATACAGTGTGAATAAGAAGCTGGAGAACGAATCGTCGCCCGCCGGATTTGTACGCGGTGCTGCATATTACGGAGGTGACGATCATGCTGAATGA